The genomic segment ATATTTGATTAAGTAAAGACTGTTTGAGTATCCCTTTTTTTTTAAACCGATGTGCCGATGTAATTGCCTGATAAGGCAAAAGTACCGGATGCGAATTTTTTCTAAATTTTTGACTCAGTTCGGTATCCTCAAATAGATAAAGCAAACTCATATCAGTTTTCCAAAGTCTTCGATCAAAAAAAATGCAATGGTCTAAATAAACGATTCCTCTCCATTTTACTCGAACTACATTGGAATACCAGGAAATAAATCGTAAAAGAAAATGTTGATCATCAAATTGATGAATAAATCCACCCCAAATTATTTGTTTATCCTTTTGGCAACTTATTTTAATTAGGTGATCTAATGCTCCCTTCGGAAGTTTAGTTCGGGGATGATGGAAAAGTATCATTTCCCCTCTTGATTTATGAAACCCAAGATTCAGTCTCTCTGCTCGAGTCGATGCCTCCGAAGTATTTACTAAAATAATTTCTACTTCCGGGTGTTTCCAAAATTCAACTAACGAATCTTGAAAAAAAGTACTTTCTCCATTATCTGTAGGAATGACAATACTCAGCATTTCCCCATTTCTTCTGATTCAGTTAAATTAAAAACTAAAAAACTGAAATACGAAGTCCATCACAAAGATAGGAAGTTCAGTTCCGGCGGAAACTAATAAACATGATCCGAAACAAAACTTCCATTAGTTTTTTCAACTTCATTGTGCAGAATTTTCTAATACGATCGCTATCCCTTGTCCTCCGCCGATACAAAGAGAAGCCACTCCGTATTTTAAATTTCTCCTACGGAGTTCATAAGCCAAAGTAAGAATCACACGTGTTCCACTCGCTCCAAGCGGATGTCCGATCGCAATGGCTCCTCCATTTACATTCGTTTTATCAGGATTTAAATTGAGTTCTCTGATCACAGCAAGTGTTTGCGAAGCATAGGCCTCATTAATTTCGAATAAATCAACATCCTCCAAACGAACGCCAGCCAGTTGTAATGCTTTCGGAATCGCAAAAACAGGACCAAGACCCATCATTTTAGGATCACAACCGACTGTCGCGTATCCAATAATTTTTGCTAATGGTTTTAAATTTTTTTCTTCCGACCACTTATCTGATGCTATCAGTAAAGAAGCTGCACCGTCATTGATACCTGATGAATTTCCTGCAGTAATACTTCCTTCTTTTAAAAATGCAGTTGGCAATGTCTTTAGTTGTTCTACACAAGAAATCCCACGAATCAATTCATCCTTTTCGACCCATTGGCTATTTTTTCCTTTACTAAGTACAGCTATAATCTCTTCCGAAAAAATTCCAGATTTTGTGGCGCTTTCTGCTCGGACTTGGGAGATACCAGCCCATTCATCTTGATCTTGTCGAGAAATCTGAAAAAACTCAGCAATGTTTTCTGCAGTCATACCCATCGTCAAATCCACATAACAATCATTAAGACTTTGAGCCAAACGATCTTCCGCAATAGTGTTACCATATTTATTTCCCCACCTCGCATTTTTTAAAACAAAGGGAGCATTACTCATGGATTCTGTTCCTCCAGCAAGAATCAGATTGTTTTCACCTGATAGAATTTTACGTGATCCGATAATCACACTCTCCATACCAGAACCGCAAAGTCGATTCACTGTTAAGGCACTTGAACTTTCATTCAGACCTGACCGAAGGCCAATATGTCTTGCTAAATAAGCTGAATCCTTATCATCTTGGATCACATTTCCATATATGGATTCTTCAATTTCTTCTGGATCCAATCCGATTTTCCGGATCGCTTCCTTTGCCGTAATGACCGCAAGTTCCGAAGAAGAATAATCTTTTAATCCTCCCCCGAACTTTCCAAAGGGAGTTCTA from the Leptospira terpstrae serovar Hualin str. LT 11-33 = ATCC 700639 genome contains:
- a CDS encoding thiolase family protein, translating into MKMVVILDGVRTPFGKFGGGLKDYSSSELAVITAKEAIRKIGLDPEEIEESIYGNVIQDDKDSAYLARHIGLRSGLNESSSALTVNRLCGSGMESVIIGSRKILSGENNLILAGGTESMSNAPFVLKNARWGNKYGNTIAEDRLAQSLNDCYVDLTMGMTAENIAEFFQISRQDQDEWAGISQVRAESATKSGIFSEEIIAVLSKGKNSQWVEKDELIRGISCVEQLKTLPTAFLKEGSITAGNSSGINDGAASLLIASDKWSEEKNLKPLAKIIGYATVGCDPKMMGLGPVFAIPKALQLAGVRLEDVDLFEINEAYASQTLAVIRELNLNPDKTNVNGGAIAIGHPLGASGTRVILTLAYELRRRNLKYGVASLCIGGGQGIAIVLENSAQ